The stretch of DNA AATCTCGTCAGCGTTACCGGCCAGAACAGGATCGCCTACCTGAACGACGACCGCGTCGACCTGCTGATGAGCGTCGGCTATTCGAAGGAGCGTGCCGAGGTTATCGATTTTGCCGCCCCGTACGCCCCCTACTATATCGCCGTCATCGGTCCGGCTGCGCTGAAGGTGAGCGGCAAGGAAGACCTCGCCGACAAGACCGTTGCCGTCAATCGTGGGACGCTCGAAGACACGTCGCTGACGGCCGTCGCCCCCGGCTCGGCTGCGATCCAGCGTTTCGAGAACTATAATTCGGTCATCCAGGCCTTCATATCCGGCCAGACCCAGCTGATGGTCGTCGGCAACGATGTCGGTGCGCAGGTTCTGGCACGACAGGACGAACTGAAGCCGGAGCAGAAATTCCAGCTCCTCAGCTCCCCCTCACACATCGCGCTCCGCAAGGGCGAGGAAGGCCTGAAGAAAGTCGTCAATGACAGCGTCGCCGCAATGATCTCCGATGGTTCGCTCGACGCAAGCTCGAAGAGCTGGCTGAAAGCGCCGCTCAACCCTGAAAACCTGAAGGACTGACGAGGGCGGCCTCCCACTCACCAGAGCGTGATGCCGAAAACTGCAAGCGATTGCGGTGGCATCATGCTCCAATTCTTTGGTTGAGAGGCGGATCGGGATTTCGGGCCGACCCGGCCCGGATCATCCGGCTCCAAAGGACAAGCGATGAGATACAGCCTCGATTTCAATTGGCTTTGGGACGGAATGGGAGCTCTGGCTTATGGCGCATGCACGACGCTTGCACTGACGGTCTCCACATCGGTCCTCGGGATCGTTCTCAGCATTCTCGGCGCGGCTGCGCGCCGGGGACCTTATCCATGGTTGCGCAAGGTCGTCGGCCTGTATGTGGAAATCATGCGCAACACGCCATTTCTGGTGCAGCTGTTCTTCATCTTCTTTGGCTTGCCTAGCCTCGGCATTCGCCTCGATCCGATCACTGCCGCCGTCCTTGCCATGACCCTCAACATGGCCGCCTACACGATCGAGGTGGTCGGGGCCGGGCTCGATGCCATACCGAGAGGCCAGAAAGAGGCTGCGCAGGCACTCGGCCTCAGGCCTCGGCTGGTGTTCTTCAAGATCATCCTGCCGCAGGCGATCGCCATCATTTTTCCGGCGCTGACGAGCCAGATCATCATCATGATGCTGGAATCGGCGGTGGTTTCGCAAATATCCGTCCGCGAGCTGGCGCAGGAGGCCGATCTGCTTCAATCGCGCACCTTCCGCTCCTTCGAGACCTATCTGGTGGCGACGTTGATCTATCTTTCGATGTCCGCCGCACTTCGCCGGCTGCTTGTCGCCGGGAAACGCCGTTTTCTGGGAGCCGGTCTGACATGATTGAGTTCACCTTCTGGGACATTCTGCGCAATCTTGTCTTCGCGACACGCTGGACCCTCATGCTTTCGCTCGCAGCCTTTGCCGGCGGCGCCATCGTTGGCCTGGCCATCCTGTCTGCGCGGATATCGAAAACACGCTGGCCGCGCAGCTTCGCGTCCGGCTACATTGCCCTGTTTCAGGGAACGCCGCTCCTGATGCAGCTCTTTTTGATGTTTTTCGGCCTGCCGATGCTCGGTTTCCGGATCGAGTCATGGACCGCCGCCGTCTGCGGCCTGACGTTCTACGCCAGCGCTTATCTTGCCGAAATCTGGCGGAGCGGCGTCGAGGCGGTGCCGCGCGGGCAATGGGACGCCGCAGCCAGCCTGGGCTTGCATCGTCTCCTCGAACTTCGCCTTATCATCCTGCCGCAGGCTTTCCGGATCACGCGCGCGCCGACCGTCGGGTTCTTGGTCCAGTTGATCAAGAGCACCGCACTGGCCTCGATCCTCGGCTTCGACGAACTGCTGAAAACCGCAAACGCCATCAACAACGCGACCTTCGAACCTTTCAAGGTCTACGGTCTCGTCGCAGTGATCTTCTTCGCCCTGTGCTATCCGCTGACGCAATACGCCAGATTTCTGGAGAAGAAGGCGGCGTTTGGCTGAGCGGTGCTCAATGCTCCGTATTCCGATCGCAACGAAGTGTCCAAAGGGCCGATGCCGGTTAAAAAGCTGGTGCGCCACGCAGCGGCGACGCGGCTCTCGTTCAATCACACAGAATTCGCTTTATCCAGCAGTCAGAATTTACCGGGAGATCGCTTCAATGACCGACACACAAATCCGTATTCTCGATGCCCGGACAACGGGCGAGCTTCTCCCTTTCGGCCCACTGGTCGCGACCCTGCGGCAAGCATTTGCCGAAGGCTGTGTCGTGCCGGTACGGCATCACCACACGATAGCCAATAGCGGTGAGCCGGATGCGACGCTGCTTCTGATGCCGGCCTGGCATGAAACGCACCGGCCGGAGCGCTACCTTGGCATCAAGATCGTCACCGTCTTTCCCGGCAACACGGTGCGCGGCATTCCCGGTTTGACCTCGACTTACATGCTCTATGATGGCCGGACCGGGATGCAGCTTGCGCTCCTTGACGGAAACACGATCACAGCGCGCCGTACGGTAGCGGCATCGGCCCTTGCCGCGGACTATCTTGCTCGAAAAGACGCCCGCCGCCTGCTGGTGATCGGCGCAGGCCGCGTCGCGAGCCTCATACCCGATGCCTACCGCGCCGTCCGGCCGATCGCGCATGTCGATATCTGGGATATCGATCCCGCCAGCGCCGAACGGCTGGCGCAGAGCCTCCGGCAACAAGGGCTCCAGGTCGCTGCCGTCACGGATCTGGAAGCAGCAGTGCGGCAAGCCGATATCGTCAGCGCAGCGACGCTGGCGACAGCACCGCTTATCCGCGGCGAATGGCTGCGGCCGGGCACCCATGTCGATCTGATCGGCGGCTTCACCCCGGCGATGCGCGAGGCCGATGACGAGGCGCTTCGGCGCTCCTCGGTCTATATCGATACGCACGAAGCCCTTCACGAAGCAGGCGATCTGGTTCAGCCGATCGGGGCCCGCGTCATTTCCGCAGATGCGGTGCGTGCGACACTCGACGAGCTGTGCCGCCGGGATGTTCCAGCGCGGACGTCCAACGATGAGATCACTCTCTACAAGGCAGTCGGAACGGCGTTGGCCGATCTTGCCGCCGCGACAATGGTGTATGAGGCAGTCTTGATCGCAGGCTGATGTCTTTGGGGCGAAGGGGAAGCAACGGGCCGGCGCTGATATTCGTGCGGTACAACGCTTTGTATGCCATAGTCGGGTAAGCCCCTTGTGCAAATCCGATACAGACCCGCAGTGATTACAAATCCGCCGCGCATCGAAATCCAGCAACTGGCCCATTTCGTGCTGGCCTGTCAGAGCCCGACGCTGGCAGAGACCGCGCGCGAGCTTGGGATTGCTCCTTCGGCGCTGACATCAAGTCTGCGTACTTTGGAAAATGAACTTCAACTCAAGCTCTTCATTCGGAAAAGCGGTCACCTCAGTCCTTTACCGGCAGCCTTCTGGCTGTTTCAGCAGGCAACGGCCATCCTTCATCGCGAAAGGTTCGTGCGTCGGATGCGGAACGGGGACACGGACCATCTTCGCATCAATATTCGCCTCGATCTCAGTTTCTCCATCGGCCGGTTTTCGAAGGCGATCGGACGTACCGTCGAAGATATGGAACGCGAGCGGCCCGACCTGCTGATCGACGTGATGTTTGCAGACGCACGAGGAAAATCCCTTGTTGAAGAGGGGGCCGCGGAAATCCCGGGCAACACGGGTTCGATGGAAATCGAAGTCGGCTATGTGACTGGCGTGCCATCCGCGAACCTGCCTACGATGACGCCCTTCTACGATGAGGTCTGGTTTTCCGTCGGAACGGCGGAGGCCGCGGTTGATCTTCGCTCCCCCAATCAGAAATTTGTCGTTTTGAAAATGCGTCAGGCGCTTCGCGATGCCGTCACCCGATATGCGGACGAGCATGGCATCCGCGACCGCATGATCCTGATGGATGAGGAGCCGGCAGACCTTCATCGGCTGCTCAACGAGTTTCCGCAAATGCGATTCCTGATGCCCCGCAGTATGGTCGCCGACCGGCTCGGACTTGCGCGCCTGCATCTGGAGCCCCTCGATCCGCCGTTGTCGAGCACCTTGGGCGTGCGCGCAAACAGGCCGGACCAGGAGGTCGTGTCCGCCCTGCTTTGTAACCTCAAGAAAAATCTGGAGGCAACGGAGGCCAATATCGTCTTCCGGCCGCAGTTGACGGCACGTCAATTGCACTACTTCAACCTTGCGCATCTCAGCGGAGGTATTTCGGCGGCGGCGCGCGCGGCGCATATCACGCAACCTTCCGTTTCGACGCAGATTCAGAAGATCGAGGCAGTTGTCGGGCAACCCCTGTTCGAACGGCGGCGCAACGGTGCCGAGAGCACGAAGGCCGGCAAGGCATTGCTTCCCTTCACCCTGGAGATCGAAGAGCGCATCGATAGCCTCCTTCGGGCCAGTCTGGATATTGCCGCCCACACACAGGCGACCATCTCGATCGGCATGCTGCCGAGTTCGGGGCATGATAGCGTCATGACGGACAAGGTGGCGCAGGCGCTGACGGCAACCCGCCTTGGCCATCCCGAATACCGGCTGAGAATCATAGAAGGTTCCAACGCTGCGCTTCACGACCAGGTACGTGCGGGAGAGCTCAATCTGGCTATTGTCGGTGCCGTCCAGACGCAGATGGCCCGGATCCATCTCGGGCCGAGCGAGCGTCTGTCGGTCGTTGCCAATCCGGCCTTGGACCTTGCCGGTCGAACGGAGATTCCACTCGCGGAAGTTTGCGGATTTCCGCTGGTTCTCGGAATCAAGCATCTCAGTATCCATCAGGCGTTCATGGCAGCCGCCAGCGCGCGGCATCTGTGTGTCGAGCCGGTCATGGACGTCGGTTCCCTGCCATTGGCCATCGCCATGGTCCGCCGTTTGCCGGTCTGTACGGTCCTGCCGGTGTCCTCGGTCCAGCAGGATATCGACAGCGGCCGCCTCACCGCGGCGCCGATTACGGAGGACGTCATCGCCGGAAACCTCTCGGTGATTTTCTCCGGCGAAAGGACGCTGTCCGAGGCCGAGCGGACGATGATCCAGTCACTCGCTGCCGTCTTCGGCCGACAGGCGTGATCTAAAAAACATATCGTATCGAATCGCGCTCATGCACCGAGCATTCTGATTTTCCTATCCTCCAATTCACGATTTTCGAGCTACCCAGCCTCCGGCCTGCGGCTGATACTTGCCGCATCAAAACAGCCCTCGGAAATGACTTTTACAGGATTGCCGGATGAATGATCACCCTGATCCGCTTGAAAACCCGGCCATGACATCCGGGACGGCCGGCGCTGCAATGCCACGCAGCGAAAGCGATCAGTCGTGTCGGGGCATTCTTCAGGAGCTCGACCGTCGCGGTCAGCTGCTGGTGATTTCGGAGGAGGTCGACCCGATCCACGACGTATCGGCCATTCTTTCCATCGTCGATGAAAAGGCGGCGGTGCGGCTCGACTGCATCAAAGGTCACGACATGCCGATCTTCGGCAACATCCTGTCGGATCTCGATCGTGTCGCCCTGGCGCTTGACGTCGCGAAAAGCGATATCCAGGAAAAGCTGCTGTCCTCGATCGCCTCTCCGGTGCCGCCAGTCTTCGTGGACGATGCGCCGGTACAGCAACAGCTCTTCCAGGACGACATCCTGACCCGGCTTCCAGTCCCGACCTTCTTTTCCAAGGAGACCGGTCCTTACATTACCGCGGGTCTGATCGTGGCGCGCGACCCTGAAACGGGCTTGGGCAACGCGTCCTATGCCCGCATCAAGGTGCTTGGTCCGAACGAGGCGATGATCGGAATTGCACCGAACCATCATCTCGCCATCATGGCCCGCAAGGCGGGCGCCAAAGGCGAGCCGCTCCCCTTCGCCGTCGTCCTCGGCGCGCATCCAGCCATTCAGCTTGCCGCCTGCTTCTATCTGGGGCTTGGTGACGATGAAATGCACTGCGCCGGATCGCTGCTCGGCGAGCCGGTGCGGCTTGTCCGCTGCAAGTCGATCGATCTTGCCGTGCCTGCAGAGGCGGAGATCGTGCTCGAAGGTCATATTCATATCGACGAGCCGATCCTTGAAGGGTTGGTCTCAGAATATCACGGCATGTACGAGGATTACGGTTCCGGGGTGCGCGTCAGATTTGAATGCATGACTTGCCGCTCCGACGCGATGTTGCAGGTGATCGAGCCCGGTTACCACATGGAGCACCTCTATCTCGGCGCGGTGCCGATCGCCGCCAGCCTCAAGGCCGTCATCCGGCGGTCCGTTCTCAATGTCGGCGAGGTTGCCGTCACCGCATCAGGCAGCGGACGGAACAACGTGGTCGTGCAGATCGATGCGCCCCGCCCGGGACAGGCACGCCGCATCATGTCGATCTGCTGGGGTGCGGTCAGCATCGTCAAGAACATCACGATCGTCGACAGCGATGTCGACCCTTGGGATCTCGATGCCGTCGAATTGGCAAAGATGACGCGCATGCGCGCGGAGCGCGACATTCTCATCGTCACGGACCTTCCGGCAGACCGGTCCGAGCCTCAGGAAGACGGCGGCGTGATCGCCAAGGTCGGCTACGACGCCACGATGAAGCCGGGCGATCGAAGGGAAGGGTTCGACAAGGCGCTTCCGCCGCCGGATTCCTACGAACGGATGCGCAAGCTGCTGTTGCGCGTCAAGCCGGAGATGCTGATTTGAGGCGATTGATCATCGGCATATCAGGGGCTTCCGGTGCAATCTACGGACTGCGTGCGCTGGAGATGCTGCGGGACTTCGACGATGTCGAGACGCATCTCGTCATATCGCCCGCGGCGATCCGCACGGCACTGGCCGAAGGGACGGGAAAGACCGCAGACGAAATCCGTGGCCTCGCCGACCGGGTCTACAGCCACGGGGATATCGGCGCTTCGATTGCCTCCGGTTCCTTCCGGTGCGACGGCATGCTGGTTGCGCCATGCTCGATCAAGACGCTGAGCGGGATCGCGCATTGTTATGCGGACGATCTGATCGTGCGCGCCGCCGATGTCTGCCTGAAGGAACGCCGCCGGCTGGTGCTGATGGTGCGGGAAACGCCGTTGCATGCGGGCCATATCGCGCTGATGGACCAGGCAACACGCAACGGCGCCGTCATCATGCCGCCGGTGCCGAGCTTTTACACGCTGCCGAAATCAATCGCCGAAATGGTCGACCAGACCGTGGGGCGTGCGCTGGATCAATTCGGGCTTCATCATCCGACGGTCCGGCGCTGGACGGAGGATCATAACGACTGAGCCATGAAGAGCAGCGCTGAAAGCTGCCGGGCCATCATGTCAACCGCATGCAAAACAACGACGCACAATCACTCCCCCAGGGGAACTCAAAAAAAGGAGATAGAGTGATGTTGTCAGACAATCGTTCCAGAAGGTTGCAGAGCCTGTTCATGCGCGGCGCCGCCGTGTTGCTGTTGTCGCTCATGGCGGCCGCACCCGTGATGCTCGCCGCGTCTCAAGCCGCCGCGCAGACGGAAAAACCCGTTAGCGGCGGCGCGATGACCATTATCAACGGTTCGGACATCAAGAGCTGGGATCCGGCGATCTCCGCCGGCACCTATCCCGGCGGGCCGATGGATGTGCTCGACGCCGTCTACGGCTTTATCGTCTACGTCAACGACAAGGGCGTCGTGACCGGCGGCATGGCCGAAAGCCTGACCAGCACAGACGCCGTGACCTGGACCTTGAAGCTTCGCAAGGACATGAAGTTCACAGACGGGACGCCCTATGATGCGGAAGCCGTCAAATACAATTGGGACCGCGCCGCCGATTCGGCCACGCTTTCACCGGCGCAGCCGTTCATATCCTCATGGAACAAGGCGATCACCGTCGTCGATCCGCAGACGCTGACGATCAAGCTGTCCTCCCCGAACGCCAATTTCGCAGCCCAGGTCGCCGAGCTGTGCCCCTTCATCGCCTCGCCGGCAGCATTGAAGGCCGCTAAGGAAAAGACCGACATCAAGCCGGTGGGCGCCGGCGCCTTTACGCTGACCGAATGGAACCAGGGCATATCGATGACCATGGCCCGCAATCCCGGTTATTGGGATCAGCCGCGCCCCTATCTGGAGACGATCAAGTTCGCGATCATTCCCGAAACCAACAGCCGCATCGCCACCGTCGTGCAGGGTGGTGCAACGATGATGGCCGGTTATCCCTATCAGTTCGGCTCGAACGCAACGGCGCCGGGGGTTGCGACCCGCGAGATCCCGATCCGCGGCATCAACCGCGCCTATCTCAACCAGGCCAAGGGTATCTTCACGGATGTTCGCGCCCGCGAGGCCTTCTATTCCGCCATCGACCGCGCGCGGCTGATGCAGGCCTTCACGCAGATGCCCGGATACAAGGCACCCAGCAATTACTTTGGAGAGAATTCGCCCTATTTCGACAGCGCTTCATCTCTTCCGGCCTATGATCCGAAGAAGGCGCAGGAACTGTTCGACGCTCTGAAGGCGGACGGCAAGCCGTTCTCGATCAAGATCGTCACCTATACCAACTCGGACCTGAAGCGTCTTGCCGCCTACATCCAGCAGGTGCTGACCGGCTATGAAGGCGCCTCGGCTGAGATCGTCGAGGTCGACCAGGCCTCGCTGATCCAGCGATGCAAGACGCAGCTCGACTTCGACATCTGCGTCGAAGGCGGGGTGCTGGTGTCGAACGGCGCCGAGCCGAACATTTCCAATCTGCTGAGTTCCGGCGGTGCTTTCAACTGGGGACAGTACAAGAGCGCCGAGATGGACGCTGCATTGAAGGAGGCCAGCTCCACCCTCGACCCTGCCGCTGTCAAAGCCGCCTATGTCAAGGTTCAGAAGCTCGTCGCAACCGAAATGCCGCTTTACATCTTCGGTGAACAGACGCGCTCGCTGCTGCTGCGCGACAATACCGGCGGCGTCGTTCCTTCGAACGGCGGCATCCTGCAAAAGCAGTTCCTCTACGTCTGCACGGATGTCTGCCAGAAATAGCGGGTTCCAGATCACGACGTGCAGGCTCGCCCGGAAGATCCGGGCGGGCAGCGAAGGGCCGGTCGATGGGCTGGACGACCGTACAAGCCAAAGACGTTAAGACGACAGAATGAGCCCTGCGATGCGGGGCGATCGGAAAAGGTGGATGACGATGATCGGCAATCGCGAGAAGGTGAAGTTTCGGGACCTGGTTTCCCGCAAGCAGGTGTTCACGCCCTGCGTCTGGGATTGCTACTCCGCCAAGGCGGCGGAAATGGCCGGCTTCGAGGCGATCCTGCTCAGCGGCGCATCACTGGGATTCAGCATGTCCGGCGTGCCGGATCTTGGCCTGCACAATCAGGAGGAATTGGTCTACGCGACCGACCGCATCGCCGACTATTCGCCTCTGCCACTGGTCATCGATGCCGATGACGGTTTCGGCGATGTCGTCCAGACCTTCCGCACCTGTTATCGTCTCGCCAAAGCCGGCGCCGGAGCGATCCTGATCGAGGATACGCCCAATGAACGCGGCTACGCGCGGTTCGGCCGCGCCATGGAGGCGGCGACGCTTGCCGGCAAGGTCGATGGAAACGTGCCGCACGAGGTCGTCTCGCAGGAGCTCTGGCTCGCCAAGATCAAGGCCTCGATCGAAGCCTGTCAAGGCACCGATTGCGTGGTTATCGCACGCACTGAATCCAAGCTCGAAAAGGGGCTGGACGACGCTATCGAACGCTGCGTGCGCGCCGCAGCACTCGGCGCTGAGATGACCTATGTGCACGGCCTGCGCACGTTGGAGGAATGCCGGAAGGTGGCCAAGGAATTGCCCGGCTGGAAGATGTTCGGCGATGTCGCGACCGTCAACGGCGTGCCCTTCGTGCGGCTCGAGGAAATCGAGGCGCTCGGCTTCAACCTGGTGACCATGCACTATCTCGAGAAGGGATCGATGTATGGCATGATGGATTACGGTCGGCATGTCTTCAAGGACCGCAGCACGCGTTACGCGGACGAGCACAGCATGGGCGGCATGACGCCTGCCGAGCAGAAGGCCTCGCTGGAGCGGGACAGCGGCTGGCTCGATGCCGAGGACAGATGGAAGGCGCTCTGATCCCGGAGGCTGGCCGCTCTGCCATCTCGTTTTGCGAAATCCGGATGCCGGTCCAGTCCAGCATTGGATGTTCCACCTGACAATCGGAGTCCGATCGTTGCGAATTGCCAATCTCTCCTATCTGAAAGCGGTCGGCGTCCGGCTTCTGGCCGGCATTCCGGTCTTCCTGCTGGTCACGTTCTCGGCGACGGCGCTGTCGAGCCTGATGCCGGGGTCGGCGGCGCAGCTGATCCTTGGAGAGAACGCGACGCAGGCGCAGATCGATGCGCTGAACAGCCGCTACGGCTACGATCTGCCGGTCTGGGAACGTTATCTCGGCTGGCTCGGACGGCTTCTTCAGGGAGATCTCGGGCAGACCATGTTCAGCCAGCAGTCCGTGGCAAAACTCCTGGTCGACCGGGCGGCAGTGACGTTCGAAATTGCGCTGCTTGCCATGTTCGTCTCGCTCCTGATCGGCGTGCCGCTTGCCATGTATACCGCCAGCCGGCCGGGCGGCATCGTCGATACGGTGCTGCGGGCGGTGTCCTCGGTCATGCTGTCGATCCCGACTTTCGTCATTGTGGTTCTGCTCGGCTTCGTCTTCGCAATCGTGCTGCGCTGGCTGCCGGCGACCGGCTGGGTTACCTTCAGTGACGATCCGATCGGCAATCTCTATTACGTCGCCTTGCCGGTGATGTGCCTCAGCGTGCATCAGGCAGCCTATTTCTACAGAGTGAGCCGCAGCGAGTTCGTCGCGGTCCTCCAGGAGGACTATGTCCTCGTTGCCAGGGCCAAGGGCCTGCCGACGCGCTATATCCTGATGCGCCACGTGCTGCGCCCGGCCTCTCCCCAGGTGCTGACGGTGATGGGTCTGTCGATGACCTATCTGCTCGGCGGTTCCTTCATCGTCGAGAGCTATTTCGCGGTGCCCGGCATCGGCTGGACCGTTCTCAATGCGGTGAGCAGCCACGACTTGCCCGTCATGCAGGCCATCTTGTCGCTGACGGTGGTGATCTTCGTCGTCATCTTCATCCTGGTCGATCTCGGTTACGCGCTTATCGATCCGCGGGTGGACGTGTCATGAGCCGCCTCCAGCCAACACAAACGGACCTCGTGCCCGGCGAAGCGGTCGCATTGGCGGAGACGTTGAATGCCGCGATGCCGAAGACCGCGCGTTTCCGCATGCCGAGCGGCCATCCGATGGAATGGTTCGCCTTCGTGTTCCTGACGGTCCTGATCATCTCCTCGGTTTTCGTGGAGTTCATTCCGGGTCTCGTTCGGGCAAGCTTCCCCTATGGCGATTTCTCGCAAGGCCCGGAATGGAGCCTGAACGGCCTGTTCGGAACCGATGCGCTCGGGCGCAGCATCCTGTCCCGGGTGCTCTACGGTGCGCGAACGACGCTCGCCATCGTCTCGGTCGCGACGCTGATCTCGCTGGTGATCGGCATGATCCTCGGGATGCTGGCCGGCTTCTATCGCGGCCCGGTCGAGCGGATCGTCGATCTCTATGCCAATTCCATGGCGTCGCTTCCGCCGATCCTCGTCATCCTGGCGCTGATATCGGTG from Rhizobium leguminosarum bv. trifolii WSM1325 encodes:
- a CDS encoding carboxyphosphonoenolpyruvate phosphonomutase (KEGG: carboxyphosphonoenolpyruvate phosphonomutase~SNP /replace=G) produces the protein MIGNREKVKFRDLVSRKQVFTPCVWDCYSAKAAEMAGFEAILLSGASLGFSMSGVPDLGLHNQEELVYATDRIADYSPLPLVIDADDGFGDVVQTFRTCYRLAKAGAGAILIEDTPNERGYARFGRAMEAATLAGKVDGNVPHEVVSQELWLAKIKASIEACQGTDCVVIARTESKLEKGLDDAIERCVRAAALGAEMTYVHGLRTLEECRKVAKELPGWKMFGDVATVNGVPFVRLEEIEALGFNLVTMHYLEKGSMYGMMDYGRHVFKDRSTRYADEHSMGGMTPAEQKASLERDSGWLDAEDRWKAL
- a CDS encoding binding-protein-dependent transport systems inner membrane component (PFAM: binding-protein-dependent transport systems inner membrane component~KEGG: dppB; ABC transporter membrane spanning protein (dipeptide); K02033 peptide/nickel transport system permease protein), whose translation is MRIANLSYLKAVGVRLLAGIPVFLLVTFSATALSSLMPGSAAQLILGENATQAQIDALNSRYGYDLPVWERYLGWLGRLLQGDLGQTMFSQQSVAKLLVDRAAVTFEIALLAMFVSLLIGVPLAMYTASRPGGIVDTVLRAVSSVMLSIPTFVIVVLLGFVFAIVLRWLPATGWVTFSDDPIGNLYYVALPVMCLSVHQAAYFYRVSRSEFVAVLQEDYVLVARAKGLPTRYILMRHVLRPASPQVLTVMGLSMTYLLGGSFIVESYFAVPGIGWTVLNAVSSHDLPVMQAILSLTVVIFVVIFILVDLGYALIDPRVDVS
- a CDS encoding extracellular solute-binding protein family 5 (PFAM: extracellular solute-binding protein family 5~KEGG: dppA; ABC transporter substrate binding protein (dipeptide); K02035 peptide/nickel transport system substrate-binding protein), which translates into the protein MLSDNRSRRLQSLFMRGAAVLLLSLMAAAPVMLAASQAAAQTEKPVSGGAMTIINGSDIKSWDPAISAGTYPGGPMDVLDAVYGFIVYVNDKGVVTGGMAESLTSTDAVTWTLKLRKDMKFTDGTPYDAEAVKYNWDRAADSATLSPAQPFISSWNKAITVVDPQTLTIKLSSPNANFAAQVAELCPFIASPAALKAAKEKTDIKPVGAGAFTLTEWNQGISMTMARNPGYWDQPRPYLETIKFAIIPETNSRIATVVQGGATMMAGYPYQFGSNATAPGVATREIPIRGINRAYLNQAKGIFTDVRAREAFYSAIDRARLMQAFTQMPGYKAPSNYFGENSPYFDSASSLPAYDPKKAQELFDALKADGKPFSIKIVTYTNSDLKRLAAYIQQVLTGYEGASAEIVEVDQASLIQRCKTQLDFDICVEGGVLVSNGAEPNISNLLSSGGAFNWGQYKSAEMDAALKEASSTLDPAAVKAAYVKVQKLVATEMPLYIFGEQTRSLLLRDNTGGVVPSNGGILQKQFLYVCTDVCQK
- a CDS encoding binding-protein-dependent transport systems inner membrane component (PFAM: binding-protein-dependent transport systems inner membrane component~KEGG: dppC; ABC transporter membrane spanning protein (dipeptide)); the encoded protein is MSRLQPTQTDLVPGEAVALAETLNAAMPKTARFRMPSGHPMEWFAFVFLTVLIISSVFVEFIPGLVRASFPYGDFSQGPEWSLNGLFGTDALGRSILSRVLYGARTTLAIVSVATLISLVIGMILGMLAGFYRGPVERIVDLYANSMASLPPILVILALISVTGNSVFTMMLALGLLDIGTYARIAKGGVIAQNDRDYVLAARAMGASDMRLLLREILPNLVPALTAIVPPLMAGLIITEGSLSFLGYGIPAPAPSWGGMIASSTDLLSRFPLLIFGPIVAIVLTVYSLNTVGDCLARRMNHRGREL